The following is a genomic window from Balearica regulorum gibbericeps isolate bBalReg1 chromosome 34, bBalReg1.pri, whole genome shotgun sequence.
GGGCTTGGGAAGCTGTGTGCCCGCCTGCCCCTGGGgacctcctcctgccttcctccatGGCCTGCCAGGGGCGAGAGGACGTTGTCCTTCCACGCAATACCGTGTTTTGCTTCTCCAGCCCAAGCATGGACTCTATTTCCAGCTCCTCCCCACTCTCGCCTGCCCCACGTCTCCACCACCCAGCCCCACGTCTCCACCACCCAGCAAGGTCCAAGATGTGGGTCAGCCCACCTGCAGGCCAAACCCCCCTCCATCACCCCAAAACCTCAACTCCACCCCACTGATGGGGGGCTGGTGACTGCCCTTCACGGTCACCCTGCCTTCACCGTAGCCGTGTCCACCGCTGCCAATAAATATTGAAGTTCCTCAAGCCTTGAGCAAGACGTCTGTCCCATGCTTCTCCTTTTTGGTTATTTATTGGGCAAGATTTTTGATGTCTCGGCAGATTTTGAGCTTGCGGGTGACGCAATAATTCCTGCAGCGTGTCCTCCCTGGCCCCAGAAAGTCCTTGCGGTGGATGGTGAACTCTTCCCCGTGGTCTTGCTTCATCTCACGGGGCGGTGGAGGGTGGTGGCTGAAGTTGATCTGATTTATACCGCCCTGGTGCTGACCATCCTAGGGGACAGTGGAGATGGTTGGGGACAGTTGGGCACCATGGGGATGGTGGGAATGTTGGGGCACAACGGGGACTGTTGGGGACAGTTGGGGACAGTTGAGCACTGTGGGGATGGTTGGGGAAGGTGGGAACATCGGTTGGGAACGTTGGGTCACCACAGAGATgggcacagcagggacagccGGGGACAGCTGGGTACGATGGGGACAGTGGGGTGCCACAGAGATGGTTGGGGACATTTGGGTGCGGCAGGGGTGCTCGGGGACAGCGGGGATGGTTGGGGATGGTGGGGCACAAGAGGGATGGTTGGGGACATGGGGGCACCTTGGGGATGGTTGGGGATGGTGGGGCACCATGGGGACAACTGGGGACAGGGGGGACAGGGGGGCACCACGGGGATGGTTGGGGACAGTTGGGGACATTCGGGCACTGTGGGGACAGGGGGGCACCACAGGGACAGTTGGGGACAGTGGGGACGGGGGGCACCATGGGGATGGTTGGGGACAGTTGGGGATGTTGGGGCACCATGGGAACGGTTGGGGACAGTGGGGACAGGGGGGCACAGCGGAGATGTTTGGGGACAGTGGGGCACCACAGGGACGGTTGGGGACAGTGGGGACGGGGGGCACCATGGGGATGGTTGGGGACATTGGGGCACCATGGGGACAGTGGGGACAGGGGGGCACGGCAGAGAtgtttggggatgggggggacatCTCGGGGATGGTTGGGGACAGTTGGGGACAGTGGGGCACCGTGGGGACAGTGGGAACAGGGGGGCACGGCAGAGAtgtttggggatgggggggacatCACGGGGATGGTTGGGGACAGTTGGGGACAGTGGGGCACCGTGGGGATGGTTAGGGACGGTGGTGATGGGGGGCACCACAGGGACGGTTGGGGACAGTTGGGGACATTGGGGCACCGTGGGGACAGTGGGGACAGGGGGGCACGGCAGAGATGTTTGGGGACGGGGGGACATCACGGGGACGGTGGGGGAcaggggggacgggggggcaccagggttggggggggggacacacacacacagcgcTGCCGGGGCCCCGCCCACCTctggccccgcccctccctAACCACGCCCCCTCCTTCGTagccccgcccctcccctcACGCGGCGGCCCTTTGGCGCCCTCTGGCGGCCGCGCATCGTACATCCCGGTGCCGGGGCCTGGTCGGTGAGTTCGGGCCCTGGTCGGGCCTCGGGCGGCGGGTACGGGCCTGGGtgggcccggccccggggcagcgGCTGCCGGGGAGGCAGCGGAACCGAAGAGGGGCCTGCTGGCTCGGGATCGCGTAGGAAATTTGGATCCGGTGAGTCTGAGGCGGTGGGGAGCCGGATCTGGTGTGGGGTTAGTTAGGGAGTCGGGCCTGGCCTACGGTTCCTGAGGGctgggccggggcgggggggggggggggggtgtgtgtccccGGGGCCTGGGCCGGGGTGCTCGGGGGTCCCAAGGGGCTGGATAAGGGTGTGTGGGGGTCCTAGGGGGCTGTGACAGGTTGTGGGGTTCCCACGGGGTTGGGTTGGGGTGGTGCTGGTTGAGGACAGGGCATATGGGGGTCCCAAGGGGCTGGataggggtgggggggggtcctgTGGAGCTCGGACAGGGTGCATGGGGGTCCTAGAGGGCTGGGACAGGTTGGGGGGAGTCCCATGGGGCTGGACAGGGGTTTGTGGGGGTCCTAGAGGGCTGGGACAGGTTGGGGGGAGTCCCATGGGGCTGGACAGGGGTTTGTGGGGGTCCTAGAGGGCTGGGACAGGTTGGGGGGAGTCCCATGGGGCTGGACAGGGGTTTGTGGGGGTCCTAGAGGGCTGGGACAGGTTGGGGGGAGTCCCATGGGGCTGGACAGGGGTTTGTGGGGGTCCTAGAGGGCTGGGACAGGTTGGGGGGAGTCCCATGGGGCTGGACAGGGGTTTGTGGGGGTCCTAGAGGGCTGGGACAGGTTGGGGGGAGTCCCATGGGGCTGGACAGGGGTTTGTGGGGGTCCTAGAGGGCTGGGACAGGTTGGGGGGAGTCCCATGGGGCTGGACAGGGGTTTGTGGGGGTCCTAGAGGGCTGGGACAGGTTGGGGGGAGTCCCATGGGGCTGGACAGGGGTTTGTGGGGGTCCTAGAGGGCTGGGACAGGTTGGGGGGAGTCCCATGGGGCTGGACAGGGGTTTGTGGGGGTCCTAGAGGGCTGGCACAGGTTGGGGGGAGTCCCATGGGGCTGGACAGGGGTTTGTGGGGGTCCTAGAGGGCTGGGACCGGTTGGGGGGAGTCCCATGGGGCTGGACAGGGGTTTGTGGGGGTCCTAGAGGGCTGGGACAGGTTGGGGGGAGTCCCATGGGGCTGAACAGGGGTTTGTGGGGGTCCTAGAGGGCTGGGACAGGTTGGGGGGAGTCCCATGGGGCTGGACAGGGGTTTGTGGGGGTCCTAGAGGGCTGGGACAGGTTGGGGGGAGTCCCGTGGGGCTGGACAGGGGTTTGTGGGGGTCCTAGAGGGCTGGGACAGGTTGGGGGGAGTCCCGTGGGGCTGGACAGGGGTTTGTGGGGGTCCTAGAGGGCTGGGACCGGTTGGGGGGAGTCCCGTGGGGCTGGACAGGGGTTTGTGGGGGTCCTAGAGGGCTGGGACAGGTTGGGGGGGAGTCCCGTGGGGCTGGACAGGGGTTTGTGGGGGTCCTAGAGGGCTGGGACAGGTTGGGGGGAGTCCCATGGGGCTGGACAGGGGTTTGTGGGGGTCCTAGAGGGCTGGGACAGGTTGGGGGGAGTCCCATGGGGCTGGACAGGGGTTTGTGGGGGTCCTAGAGGGCTGGCACAGGCTGCACAGGTGTCCTAGGAGCCAACCCCCCTCACACCGGCTGCCATCTTGGCACAGGTCCTCCGTTCCGGAACTGGCTGCCCCGCCGCAAAGATGCCGCCAGAGAAGGAGAGCAGATCCCGTCGGCGAGAGCGGgacctttctccttcccagtgGGATTGGGACTGCCCTGCCACGCGACGCCGGCTGGAAGAGCTGTATTTCCGCGAGCAGGATTACATCGGAGCCGGCTCCGAGGGTGTCCGCaatttctggcttttctttgaGCGGCTCCGGCGTTTCCAGAGCCGGAGAACTGACCACGAACCAACCCCCGGTCACCACGACCAGGCAGAaccccccgccgctgcccgtCACCTCGACCTACCGCGCCGATACGATCCCCGGTACCGCATCAACCTCTCGGTGCTGAGCGCCGACATGGAGGGAGCGATCCGAGGCCGGCGAGGAGACTCCGGCGTGCCGCAGGAACGCCTCTCTGAATTTCGCACCGCTTTGTTGCACTACCTGGACTTCACCCAAAAACAAAGCTTTGCCAAACTGGCCAAACTCCAACGGGAACGAGCTGCGCTTCCCATCTCTCAGTACCGGGACCGGCTCCTGCGCGCTGTGGCTCAAAACCAAGTGGTGGTGATCGCCGGTGATACTGGCTGCGGTAAATCCACGCAGGTGCCTCAGTTCTTGCTGGCGGCCGGTTACAGCCACGTGGCTTGTACCCAACCTCGCCGTATCGCCTGCATCTCGCTGGCCAAGCGGGTGGGTTTCGAGAGCCTGCACCAGTACGGAAACCAGGTGAGCTCCGTGGGCTGGCGACTGGTGATTTCCCTGGCCGTTTTGGGGGTAACTGGGAGCCGTCGAGTGCTCGATTTTATCCTGTTCTGCTCTTCGTCTTCCTGCGACAGGTGGGTTACCAGATCCGCTTCGAGAGCACCCGCTCGCCCGCCACCAAGATTGTCTTCCTGAcggaggggctgctgctgcggcaGGTACAGCGGGAGCCGACGTTGCCCGGGTACCAAGTTGTGATCGCTGATGAGGTTCACGAGCGGCATCTGCACAGCGATTTCCTCCTGGGCGTCCTGCGGCGGCTCCTTCCTGCTCGGCCAGACCTTAAGTTGGTGCTGATGTCGGCGACCATCAATATCCGCCTTTTTTCGGGGTACTTTGGAGGTGCCCCGGTGCTGCAGGTGCCGGGAAGGATCTTTCCCATCTCGGTGAGGATGGAGAATAACGTTTGGGATGAATCCTGACATGGGATGGACGCAAATCTCTTGCTGCGTCTGCCTGGAGACTGCATCATCCCTGTTTCTACTCCTGCAGGTCATTTACCAACCCATCCCTAAGGAAGAAGCATCCGCGATCGGGAAATCGGGGAAATCGGAGCGCCTGGATCCCCTCCCGTACCTGCGGGTGCTTCAAGCCATCGACCACAAGTACCCGCCGGAGGAACGCGGGGACCTGCTGGTGTTCCTGAGCGGGGTGGCCGAGATCGGCGCGGTGCTGGAGGCGGCGCAGGCTTATGCCGCGCATACGCAGCGCTGGATTGTGCTCCCCCTGCACAGCACCCTCTCTGTTGCCGAGCAGGACAAGGTGGGTGAAGGTCTGACCCCAAGATCGGGGTGGGATTTGGCACCCTGGCGTCGCAGAGTGAAAAATCCCAGAGCTCAGCCCGATTGTGCCCTGATTATGGGTGTTTTCGGGGTGCAACCAATGGGTGCAAACTGTATTTACCTTTTTCCTGCTCTGGGTTTGGCCGTGCTGATGTAAGACCAtcatttctccttcttcagGTGTTTGACGTGCCCCCTCCCGGCGTCCGTAAATGCATCCTCTCCACCAACATCGCAGAAACCTCGGTGACAATCGACGGCGTGCGATTTGTCCTGGATTCTGGTAAAAATCCCTGCTCTGACACCCCTCTCCGCTGGGTGGGAaagcttctccctccctcctgccttaCCCTgagcttctccttccctcctgctccctccaggGAAGGTGAAGGAGATGAGCTACGACCCTCAGGGCAAACTTCAGCGACTGCAGGAGTTCTGGATCAGCCGGGCAAGCGCCGAGCAGCGGAAAGGACGGGCTGGCAGGACCGGCCCCGGCGTCTGCTACCGTCTTTATGCCGAATCCGACTACGACGCCTTTTCCCCCTATCCCGTGCCGGAGATCCAGAGGGTAGCGCTTGATTCTCTGGTGCTCCAGGTAAAGTTTAGGATCCCTCTGCTCATGTTGGGATGGAGATTTGGGGAGATCTTGAAGGGGAAACCCGTCTAGTCCCTTTGGGGGGGCTTCGTAAACCTCCGGGCTCTTCTTGTCATCGTTGGGCTCGTTCTACATGTGCTGTTCTCTCAGTTAAAAAGCATGGGGCTGGGCGATCCCCGGACCTTCCCCTTCCTGGAGCCGCCTCCCTCGTCCAGCCTGGAGACGGCCGTGCGATACCTGAAGGACCAGGGAGCCCTGGATGAAGCTGAAGACTTGACGCCCATCGGGAACCTGCTGGCCCAGCTGCCGGTGGACGTGGTGGTCGGTGAGTAATTTCGGGCGCCCCCTCCTTGAAGCAGAGGCGACGGTGTGAGTTTGGGGGGGGTTCCCCTGCCTTCACTACCCGCCCTGCCCTCGCCGCGCAGGCAAGATGCTGGTCCTGGGTGCGCTGTTTGGACTGGCCGAGCCCACCTTGACCGTGGCGGCGACGTTGAGCGTGCAATCCCCTTTCCTGCGACCTGCTCACCCCAACCCCGACTGCGTCACGGCCCGTCGGCCCCTCGAGAGCCCCCATGGTGACCCTCTGACGCTGCTCAACGTCTTCAACGAGTGGGTCCAGGTGAGATTCCTGCCTAAACTGGGGGAAATGAAACGCGTTTGGGGTTTGGGGAGACTTTGTTTTGGGGCGGGGTGTGCTTGAGGCTGTTTGGGGGGTGAttttgggggtgcagggagtGGTGGGAAAGACACTGTCTCCCTGTTGGggggggctgagctgtgctgtcCCGGAGCAGGTGAAATCAGAACGGAGCGGCAGCTCTCGGAAATGGTGCCGGCGGCGAGGTTTGGAGGAGCATCGGCTTTACGAGGCCGCCAACCTGCGGCGCCAGTTTCAGGTGAGGGACAGGATCCGGCCTCGGTCCGGGGAGGATGTTTCTGGTGCGGAAAAGAGCTGAATTTGCCCGTGCACCCACAAACTGTCCATCTCCCGGCCGTGGGGGCTCAGCAACCGtctctccctccaccccaggAGCTTCTTCGAGATCACCAGCTGCTTGAGGAAACCTCCAGCCGACCCAGCGACAGCTACAGCCGACAGAGCCGGCACCGGGAACGCCGCGAGCTGCACCGGCTGTGGCGTTCCCACGCGGAGACGGAGGGTCGGAAACGCAAAGTGCTGCGGCTGCAGGATGGAGCGGATGCCTCTTCCGGTGAGGAGGAGGACGGTGGCACCCGTGGGAAGGGGGAGCGCAGCATCGATATCCAGGTGACCCTCGCATCCGTTTTCTTTCCCGGGAGGCAGGATCTGGCCATCTGGGCCCCTGACGTCCTCTTTTTATCTCTGCAGGATGTCAAGTTCAAGCTGCGCCACAACGTGGATGAGCTCCAGGCCGTATCCAGCTCgtccctctcctcctcacaGCTTGCCCTGCTCAAACTGGTGCTGTGCAGGGGCCTTTACCCCCAGCTGGCCGTGCCCGACCAGCTCAACAGCGGCCGCAAGGACTCCGATCAGGTCCGTGTCCTTCCCCTGCCCCGTCCCGTATCCTGGCATTCCCCGGCATCTCCTCGTTCTCCTTCGACACGCGTTTTGCTCTTACCGTAGATTTTCCACACCAAAAACAAGCAAGGCGTCGTGCTTCATCCCACCTGCGTCTTCGCTACCAGCCCGGAGCTGCTCCACACCAAGGAGGGACCGGAACGTGGTGGGATCGCAGGTAGGAGAAAATCCCGAAGGAATTAACTGTGCTTCTCCCTGGCTTTTTCCCACGTTGGATGAAAGCCGGCTTTGGGGTTTGGTGAATCCcgaaggggatggggagaagttTGGAGTCCAACTTATTTGGGGTCCCCTTATTGCTCCCACAGACCCCAAGGAGGGGCTGAGCCGCCACCACCAGCTCCTCGCCTTTGTCTCGCTGCTGGAGACCAACAAACCTTACCTGGTGAACTGCGTCCGGGTACCAGCCCTACAGGTGAGCTCTTtgctctcttcctcttcctctccatgCCTTGTAGTAGCCTTCATCACCCCAAACCGGGTCTGCTTTGCTCTTCCAGGCTCTCCTGCTCTTCTCCCGTTCGTTGGACACCAGCGCGGACTGCGTCCGGCTGGTAGCGGATGGATGGCTGGAGCTCACCGTCCCCGATGCGGATTCTGCCCTGCGCCTGCTCTCCATGGCCCTGCAGCTTCGCTCCTCCTGGGAAAAACTCCTCCATCAGCTACTGGAAGGTCGTGGCGAGGAGCCGGGCCTCCGGCCGAGCTCTCGGGATGTATCCGTGCTCAGCCGGGGGCTGCTGGAATTCCTGCAGACGGAGGTGATGCGGCCGTGACTGCGGTGCACGTTGTTTTAATCCATCTCTGGGTTGAAGGCTgagaaaggaggatgaggggagCTGGTGCAGCCCCCCACCCCGACATCCCCACGTCCTCTTGCAGGTGCCGTATCGCCTGCGTCAGCTCACCGGGCTGGAGAAACAGAATCTCTACATCGGTCCCCAAActgtggctgctgctccccGACTCCCGGGGCTCTTCCAGGGAACTGAGATGAAACCCGACGAGGTGAAAGGCGGCCACAGGGTGACGGACTTTCTCACCTACAACTGCCTGGCCGTGAGTACacccttctcctgccctgcctgctctgcctgccaccCTGCCCCGGGAGAGTCCAAACGTCCCCTTTGCCTTTTGTATCCCGCAGACGGACACGGATCTCTACAGCGACTGCCTGCGGAGCTTCTGGACATGTCCCCACTGCGATCTCCACATGCCCTTCACCCCCCTGGAACGCATGTGCCATGAAAACGCTTGCCGACCCTCCGAGGGTGAGTCGTTTGTCCCCATCCCGGGGCTGTGACAAGGGAAAATCGGGGAGAAACAGCCTGGTTTTCCCTGAGAGAAGAGCCCAGGTGGCATCTCTGCTCCATGGGCAAGGGGTTGCAGCCAGCCGGGCTGTGTTTATGCTGGCTTTTAGGAGCGCGCCCCTCAAGATGCCACCGAGGGCCACGTTTTGGGGATGCaatgggggaaagaaaagggtcCTGCAGGGCTTTGGTTTCCTTCTGATCCCCATTTTTCTCTACGTTTTCGCCGCAGCCCCCCAGGAAGAAGCAGCCGAAAGCTCGTCCAAAAACTCCTCCCTGCACAGGTCCTACCACTGCGACGTTTGCCAGCAGGATTTCACCTTCACCCCCACGGAGATCCTTCGGCACAAGAAGCAACACCGGTGACCGGGGGGCTCGCCGGGATGCTCCCCCCAACCGGTGGCGGAGACAATGCTGAGCACCACGATGCTGGggtccttccccagccctggggagaagTGGGGGACCCCCGTAACGGAGGGGGGAACCCCCCTATGCTGCTACCTCTGTTGCTCTCGGGTGAGTCTGGTTGGATCCCAAAGGGATTCGGTGTTTTAGGGCCACTCTAGCAGCTCCAGCTGTCAGTTGTCCTTGGGTGGGGGCAACTTTTTtcaatcctttttcttttttttttttttttttaaaaaaaaacccacataaataaatagatttttggAGAAAGTCAGCGTTGGCCCGGAGAGCGTGGCTGGAGATTGGGGTTCCCCTGCCCATGCGGATGCCCAGTTTGGTGTCGGCACCCCCAGatgcagcctggctgggggagctgcaggaCAAAGAGACTTTTTTGGGGGTCTCGGGGATGTCTCCTGCCTGTGATGCTGCCTGGCGTGGCACGGCCAGTGTGTGGCACTCCTATACCAGACTCGTCCCTgcttcatctccttttcttcttgtatcCCGTGGGAAAAACATCAGAGCGACCCGTGCCGGGA
Proteins encoded in this region:
- the DHX34 gene encoding putative ATP-dependent RNA helicase DHX34; this translates as MPPEKESRSRRRERDLSPSQWDWDCPATRRRLEELYFREQDYIGAGSEGVRNFWLFFERLRRFQSRRTDHEPTPGHHDQAEPPAAARHLDLPRRYDPRYRINLSVLSADMEGAIRGRRGDSGVPQERLSEFRTALLHYLDFTQKQSFAKLAKLQRERAALPISQYRDRLLRAVAQNQVVVIAGDTGCGKSTQVPQFLLAAGYSHVACTQPRRIACISLAKRVGFESLHQYGNQVGYQIRFESTRSPATKIVFLTEGLLLRQVQREPTLPGYQVVIADEVHERHLHSDFLLGVLRRLLPARPDLKLVLMSATINIRLFSGYFGGAPVLQVPGRIFPISVIYQPIPKEEASAIGKSGKSERLDPLPYLRVLQAIDHKYPPEERGDLLVFLSGVAEIGAVLEAAQAYAAHTQRWIVLPLHSTLSVAEQDKVFDVPPPGVRKCILSTNIAETSVTIDGVRFVLDSGKVKEMSYDPQGKLQRLQEFWISRASAEQRKGRAGRTGPGVCYRLYAESDYDAFSPYPVPEIQRVALDSLVLQLKSMGLGDPRTFPFLEPPPSSSLETAVRYLKDQGALDEAEDLTPIGNLLAQLPVDVVVGKMLVLGALFGLAEPTLTVAATLSVQSPFLRPAHPNPDCVTARRPLESPHGDPLTLLNVFNEWVQVKSERSGSSRKWCRRRGLEEHRLYEAANLRRQFQELLRDHQLLEETSSRPSDSYSRQSRHRERRELHRLWRSHAETEGRKRKVLRLQDGADASSGEEEDGGTRGKGERSIDIQDVKFKLRHNVDELQAVSSSSLSSSQLALLKLVLCRGLYPQLAVPDQLNSGRKDSDQIFHTKNKQGVVLHPTCVFATSPELLHTKEGPERGGIADPKEGLSRHHQLLAFVSLLETNKPYLVNCVRVPALQALLLFSRSLDTSADCVRLVADGWLELTVPDADSALRLLSMALQLRSSWEKLLHQLLEGRGEEPGLRPSSRDVSVLSRGLLEFLQTEVPYRLRQLTGLEKQNLYIGPQTVAAAPRLPGLFQGTEMKPDEVKGGHRVTDFLTYNCLATDTDLYSDCLRSFWTCPHCDLHMPFTPLERMCHENACRPSEAPQEEAAESSSKNSSLHRSYHCDVCQQDFTFTPTEILRHKKQHR